Proteins from a single region of Caloramator sp. E03:
- a CDS encoding alpha/beta hydrolase, protein MALIQVNFLSKTLMRTVPINVILPVDKLLFPGMPERDDKPYKTLYLLHGIFGNYTDWVSGTNIQRWAQENDLAVVMPSGDNMFYVDNPKISSYYGEFIGKELVEITRKMFPLSKRREDTYIAGLSMGGYGAIRNGLKYHDTFGYIAGLSSALIIDDIEKRTDDVQFFFESRSFAEGCFGDLTKVKNSDMNPKWLIKKLVEEKVDIPKIYMACGKDDFLFKANQEFKDYLDELGVEVTFEVGPGGHEWDFWNRYIYKVLQWLPLEKNSVGIDSGNIGI, encoded by the coding sequence ATGGCTTTAATTCAAGTTAATTTTTTATCTAAAACATTAATGAGGACTGTTCCCATAAATGTAATATTACCAGTAGATAAGTTATTATTTCCAGGTATGCCAGAGAGAGATGACAAGCCATATAAGACATTATATTTGTTACATGGCATATTTGGAAATTATACTGATTGGGTATCTGGTACAAATATTCAAAGATGGGCACAAGAGAATGACCTTGCTGTTGTAATGCCTTCTGGTGATAATATGTTTTATGTAGATAACCCTAAGATTAGTAGTTACTATGGGGAATTTATAGGAAAGGAATTAGTTGAAATTACAAGAAAGATGTTTCCTCTTTCTAAAAGGAGGGAAGATACTTATATAGCAGGCTTATCAATGGGGGGATATGGTGCTATTAGAAATGGTTTGAAATATCATGATACATTTGGATATATTGCAGGATTATCTTCAGCTTTAATTATTGATGACATTGAAAAAAGAACAGATGATGTTCAATTCTTTTTTGAAAGCCGTTCTTTTGCTGAAGGATGTTTTGGAGATCTTACTAAGGTTAAAAATAGTGATATGAATCCAAAATGGCTTATAAAAAAGCTGGTTGAAGAAAAAGTGGATATTCCTAAAATTTATATGGCCTGTGGAAAAGATGATTTTTTATTTAAAGCAAACCAAGAATTTAAAGATTACTTAGATGAACTTGGTGTTGAGGTTACCTTTGAAGTAGGACCTGGAGGACATGAATGGGATTTTTGGAACAGGTATATTTATAAGGTTTTGCAATGGCTGCCTTTGGAAAAGAATAGTGTTGGTATTGATAGTGGTAATATAGGTATTTAA
- a CDS encoding ROK family protein produces the protein MKLLVIDVGGTAIKYALMNDSAEFIEKGTVATPKDTIEHFVEVIGTIYDKYKGQIDGIAMSMPGRIDSDRGYLYTGGALRYNDDKDIVSILKNRCPVNITVENDGKCAALAEVWKGNLMDCDDAVVVILGTGVGGGVIKDKKLHKGKHFIAGEFSFVITDNNLQEGSFSNWWGTQSSASALCMQVAKAKKMKPEDVDGYKVFEYANSGDEEVLNILDDYCYKLAIQLYNLQYIYDPEKIAIGGGISKQDILLEYIQKNIDKLAKTLPFVMVKPKVVRCKFNNDSNLIGALYVYITKYMDGENFFTLTVPH, from the coding sequence ATGAAACTTTTAGTTATAGATGTAGGTGGTACAGCTATTAAATATGCCCTTATGAATGACAGTGCAGAATTTATTGAAAAAGGTACAGTGGCAACACCAAAAGATACAATAGAGCATTTTGTTGAAGTAATTGGTACGATTTATGATAAATACAAAGGGCAAATTGATGGTATTGCTATGAGTATGCCAGGACGTATTGACTCTGATAGGGGATATTTATACACAGGAGGAGCTTTAAGATATAATGATGATAAAGATATTGTTTCAATTCTCAAAAATCGTTGTCCTGTAAATATAACGGTTGAGAACGATGGAAAATGTGCAGCACTGGCAGAAGTTTGGAAAGGCAATCTTATGGATTGCGATGATGCAGTTGTAGTTATTTTAGGTACAGGGGTTGGTGGAGGTGTTATTAAAGACAAGAAACTTCACAAAGGCAAACATTTTATTGCAGGTGAGTTTAGTTTTGTTATTACTGATAATAATCTGCAGGAAGGAAGTTTTTCTAATTGGTGGGGAACGCAGTCTAGTGCTTCAGCACTATGTATGCAAGTAGCCAAAGCAAAAAAAATGAAACCTGAGGATGTAGATGGGTATAAGGTATTTGAGTATGCCAATAGCGGTGATGAAGAAGTACTTAATATACTTGATGATTATTGTTATAAGCTAGCTATCCAGTTATATAACTTACAGTATATCTATGATCCTGAGAAAATAGCGATTGGTGGTGGTATAAGCAAACAGGACATTTTACTTGAATATATTCAAAAAAATATTGACAAGCTTGCTAAGACTTTACCTTTTGTTATGGTAAAACCAAAGGTAGTTAGATGTAAATTTAATAATGATTCAAACTTAATT